One Nostoc punctiforme PCC 73102 DNA window includes the following coding sequences:
- a CDS encoding tetratricopeptide repeat protein yields MSISTSMSLLSRKSQTQPWLHSLFHQNSVQKKPLFRLLFAFSAFLVIAAPAITNFPGSKLLAETAISQDLEAASFFQQGVTRYNRKDLQGAEYAFRQALQRDPSLGAALNYLGNIFMEQNRLDVALQEYTEAIRINPNFSEAYYNLGLVLHRQGQKDAAITAYRQSLVIDPTKVAALYNLGLVLYEQEQLPEAIAVYQQAINLDSSNANAYFNLAIALQQQGQTEQAIATYRQALQLDPQNATAYNNMANLLAIQGQASEAISVYRQAIRLNPKNASAYYNLGVTLYNQGDIKKANGVLKRAHTEYREQGNIEQAEKIEQLMQQIAQKSGQQQPQASQTTTPSQTPDKTSNVVQTPEPQTPNQLENPVSVEPQSTSTTSGQ; encoded by the coding sequence TGAGCATAAGTACATCTATGTCACTCCTGTCTAGAAAAAGTCAAACTCAGCCGTGGTTACACTCCTTATTTCACCAAAACTCTGTTCAGAAAAAGCCCCTGTTCAGACTTCTATTTGCGTTCTCTGCGTTTTTGGTCATAGCTGCACCGGCGATTACTAATTTTCCAGGAAGCAAGCTGCTAGCAGAAACCGCAATTTCTCAGGATCTTGAAGCAGCTAGCTTTTTCCAGCAGGGAGTCACGCGCTATAACCGCAAAGACTTACAGGGTGCAGAATATGCCTTTCGTCAGGCGTTGCAGCGAGATCCTAGCCTTGGGGCTGCGCTAAATTATCTGGGTAATATATTCATGGAACAAAATCGCCTAGATGTAGCTTTACAAGAATATACAGAGGCGATTAGGATTAATCCTAATTTTAGTGAAGCTTATTACAACTTAGGGTTAGTGCTGCATCGTCAGGGACAAAAAGATGCCGCGATTACGGCTTATCGTCAAAGCCTTGTGATAGATCCCACAAAGGTAGCAGCGCTGTATAATCTGGGTTTGGTGCTGTATGAACAAGAACAGCTACCGGAAGCGATCGCAGTATACCAGCAAGCAATTAATTTAGATAGCAGCAATGCCAATGCTTATTTTAACTTAGCGATCGCCTTGCAACAACAAGGTCAAACAGAGCAGGCGATCGCAACTTATCGTCAAGCCTTGCAGCTAGATCCTCAAAATGCCACAGCTTATAACAACATGGCAAATTTGCTAGCAATTCAAGGCCAAGCTTCTGAGGCTATTTCTGTTTATCGGCAAGCTATTCGCTTAAATCCTAAAAACGCCTCAGCTTACTATAATTTGGGAGTCACTTTATATAATCAAGGCGACATCAAGAAAGCTAATGGAGTCTTGAAACGTGCCCATACTGAGTATCGTGAGCAAGGGAACATTGAGCAAGCTGAAAAAATTGAACAGCTAATGCAGCAAATTGCTCAAAAAAGTGGTCAACAGCAGCCTCAAGCCAGTCAAACAACTACTCCCTCTCAGACTCCAGACAAAACAAGTAATGTAGTACAAACACCTGAGCCACAAACGCCAAATCAACTAGAAAACCCTGTCTCAGTTGAACCACAATCTACTTCAACGACTTCCGGACAATAA
- a CDS encoding TrkH family potassium uptake protein, whose translation MTVARTICLGFLAVIAVGAILLMMPFSTSNGTWNNLIVALFTSTSAVCVTGLSVVDPGTYFSFWGQLFIALLAQIGGLGYMTTTTFLILLIGRRFDMRQKIAIQQALDRPGMSGSAQVIRSIIATTLIFEITGTFLLLPAFVPEYGWSKGLWLAIFHSINAWNNAGFSLFKDNLIGYQSSFLVVFTITMLIIFGGIGYQVILEMYLWLRDCLFKKNHNQIFSLDFKVATSTTIILLVIGVIAFFCIEIRNPETFGSLNFRDQILLAWFQSVTPRTAGFNTIDISKMTTAGLFITIAMMFIGASPGGTGGGMKTTTLRVLTSCTKAILQGKEEVLLYDRKIAISLILKAVGVLVGSIATVILATILISLTDPTLDFIQILFEVVSAFATVGLSTGITGSISIIAKLILIITMYIGRVGVLLLMSAVLGDPRPTRIHYPEENLLVG comes from the coding sequence ATGACTGTTGCTCGGACAATTTGTTTGGGATTTTTGGCTGTCATTGCTGTTGGTGCTATCCTGTTGATGATGCCTTTTTCGACTAGCAATGGTACATGGAATAACCTGATTGTGGCACTATTCACCTCGACATCCGCAGTTTGTGTCACAGGTTTATCAGTAGTTGATCCTGGTACTTATTTTTCCTTTTGGGGCCAATTGTTTATTGCACTATTAGCTCAGATTGGCGGTTTGGGCTACATGACAACTACCACATTTCTAATTTTGCTCATTGGTCGTAGGTTTGATATGCGGCAGAAAATAGCAATTCAACAAGCTTTAGACCGACCAGGGATGAGTGGTAGTGCCCAAGTTATCCGTTCAATTATTGCCACAACTTTAATTTTTGAAATTACAGGCACATTCTTACTTCTGCCTGCTTTCGTTCCTGAATATGGATGGAGTAAAGGGCTTTGGTTAGCCATTTTTCATAGTATCAACGCTTGGAATAATGCTGGTTTTAGTTTATTTAAAGATAACTTAATTGGCTATCAGTCATCTTTCTTAGTAGTCTTTACCATCACAATGTTAATTATCTTTGGGGGAATTGGCTATCAGGTAATTTTGGAAATGTACCTTTGGTTGCGCGATTGCCTTTTCAAAAAAAATCATAACCAAATATTTTCTCTAGATTTTAAAGTTGCAACTAGCACAACTATTATATTGTTAGTAATAGGAGTAATTGCATTCTTTTGTATAGAGATTAGAAACCCAGAAACATTTGGTTCTCTAAATTTTCGTGACCAGATATTACTAGCTTGGTTTCAATCAGTTACTCCTAGAACTGCTGGTTTTAATACCATCGATATTAGCAAAATGACTACCGCAGGTTTATTTATTACGATTGCGATGATGTTTATTGGTGCAAGTCCAGGTGGTACAGGAGGAGGCATGAAAACAACAACTCTTAGAGTCTTGACCAGTTGTACCAAGGCAATTCTTCAGGGAAAAGAAGAAGTTTTATTATACGATCGCAAAATAGCAATATCTTTAATTTTGAAAGCCGTAGGTGTGTTAGTGGGTTCAATAGCAACAGTAATTTTAGCTACTATCTTAATCAGCCTTACAGATCCAACTTTGGATTTTATTCAAATTTTGTTTGAAGTGGTATCAGCCTTCGCCACTGTGGGGCTTTCAACAGGTATTACAGGAAGTATCTCTATAATAGCAAAGCTCATCCTCATTATAACTATGTACATTGGACGAGTAGGTGTTTTACTACTGATGTCCGCAGTACTAGGAGACCCCCGCCCCACCAGAATTCACTATCCTGAAGAAAATCTCCTCGTGGGATAG
- a CDS encoding potassium channel family protein, with product MNLSSLSFFRSLRKDNQQFAVVGLGRFGRSVCSTLHNFGYQVLATDIDEKRVSEALTEGIVGHALQLDSTEPAALKEAGIFEFDTVIVAIGNYVQESIITTLNVKEAGVPHVVAKASSEVHRKLLRRVGADHVVFPEYEAGCALARTLTKPAILDRFDLDPDNSIVELIVPDEFHGRTITELQLRNRYGLNLLAVSQDGKFQINPDPTKRLERGSAMVVIGCNKDINRLPI from the coding sequence GTGAATCTTTCATCATTAAGTTTTTTTCGCAGTTTACGTAAAGATAACCAACAATTTGCTGTGGTTGGGTTAGGTCGTTTTGGTAGATCGGTCTGTTCTACACTGCATAACTTCGGTTATCAAGTGCTGGCAACAGATATTGATGAAAAACGAGTTTCAGAAGCATTAACTGAGGGAATAGTTGGTCATGCTTTGCAATTAGATTCTACAGAACCAGCCGCACTAAAGGAAGCTGGAATTTTTGAATTTGATACTGTAATCGTAGCGATTGGCAACTACGTTCAAGAAAGCATTATAACCACCCTAAATGTGAAAGAGGCTGGCGTACCTCATGTAGTCGCCAAAGCTTCTAGCGAAGTTCACCGTAAACTATTACGGCGAGTAGGAGCAGATCATGTTGTTTTTCCTGAATATGAAGCAGGTTGCGCTCTAGCGCGTACACTTACTAAACCAGCAATCTTAGATCGATTTGATCTAGACCCAGATAACAGTATTGTAGAGTTGATTGTGCCTGATGAATTTCACGGTAGAACAATCACCGAGCTTCAACTTCGTAACCGCTACGGTTTAAATTTGCTAGCGGTGAGTCAGGATGGTAAATTTCAAATTAATCCCGATCCTACCAAGCGTTTAGAACGTGGTTCCGCAATGGTAGTTATTGGCTGCAATAAAGATATCAATCGTTTGCCGATTTAA